The Anomaloglossus baeobatrachus isolate aAnoBae1 chromosome 7, aAnoBae1.hap1, whole genome shotgun sequence sequence ccgtgtcCAGGATGCAGTGGGTTCTGATTGTAGGGAACATAACAGGTGCAGTCCACAGCTTGCCCTATCCAGGATAGCCTGCTCTCTCCCTTAGTGCGTACCAATACGTTTTTTCAGTTAAGATTTATAAGGCGACCGTTTATGGCAAATTGGACACAAGGGACATCAAAGTCATTCACAATCACAGGGACTGACCGCACTAAGCTGGATATAACGGCACTGTGTAAAGGGTGATGTCTTTCTGATTGACCAAACTGCTTGATTTACTGTCATACAAAAGAaaccgtgtgaacatggcctaaaggtGAAATGGGAGTTGGCGCCTCCTGGAGGCCAATCAGTGGTGGAAAATTGTCTTAATGTGATAAATGACTGCAGTGGCCTCCTGTGCTGTGACTTGCTCTAAAGAGATTGAACGTCCTACTGAggtcactgattagctgcagcgccATTGACCTGTCATCAGAGTAGAAGCAAATACCAgacaccggaagcagcagcagcagagactcacGGTGGACTTGGAGATGGTGAGCAGTGATGGCAAGAAGTAACTGGGGTGGAAAGTGGCAGACTGGCTTCTCAGGAGAAGGAGAGCGATCGTGCTCCAGGATTAGGGTTACGAACAAAGGAGCTGCTTCGATAGTGGGGACTCTGAAACAGCGAAGAGAAGAGGGGGACGGAGGCAAAGTGTAGGCCGAAGTTAGGAAGTTTGGGTGAAGGAATATTGAGTTTTCCAGTCCCAAGTAATTATGTTTGGAGAATAGAGAGCTCATAAGTGACATACAGTAAGAGCCTGTGGAGGAaaaggcacaatagggtcttaccaggtaggcAGGAGAAGAGGTGAAGAATGTACTCacttataggggttgtgaaaggtcACCACACCTAGAGAAGAATGTAATGGTGGAGATGGCTGCAGCACTGGGGAGTCAGgcagataaaaaaaattaatcaaGAGACCAGTTGTCGTCGCTGCGCTTGTCACCACTCCAAAGACGAAAATTAAATCCTCAAAGTCTTTATTAGAGGAGCTAATataagtcaacgcgtttctggggtcacagctcccttcaGGACAAAATGTCACTGACAAGGATAGTCAAATCCTGTCCTTGTAAATTTATATTTGGAGTATGATTGGTATTAATCAGTCTTTCTTCCTCTTCCAGAATGGAATACCCCGGAGACAAGCTGGACTGCTCCATTTGCCTAAGCCTCTACACAGATCCCGtatccctgagatgtggacacttCTTCTGCCGCTCGTGTATTGTGAGTGCGCTGGATGCCCAGGAGGCGGCTGGAGTGTATTCCTGTCCTGACTGCAGAGCAGAATATCTGGAGCGTCCAGCCCTGGAGAAGAATCGGAAGCTGAGGAACATAGTAGAGCGTTTCTCATCTCCTGAGCCTGAAACAGAGGAGACCGGAATCTTCTGCTCAGAGTCTCCTGTTCCAGCTGTGAAATTCTGTCGGTATTGTGAGACTTCCGTATGTGACGACCCCCTGACAGCACATGACAACACATTAGATGACATGGTAAAACCCCCTAGATCTTTTGCTTGCATAAAATGTCCTCTCCATAAGAAGGTTCTGGGTTATTACTACCTACAGGATGTttcttgtctgtgtgtgtcttgctGTAGGGTTGGCGACCACCAAGGACACCAGAAGGAACTTCAAGATGAGGCTTCTAAGAAGGAATATGTGGATGAACTAAGCCCACAAAAAGCAATTCAAACAAGAATCCGGACTCTACAGGATCGTACGAGAAAGATCCATGCGAAAGGCTCAGGTAAAAGGAAGAGCATTAATAGGAGATTTATGGACATTATGAAACAACTGGAAGTAGCAGAAAAAAGAGCACTAACTGAGGTCTTCAGGCAGGAGGAGAAGATTGTGATGCAGCTATATAACCTGATCCAGAAGCTGGAAATACAGGAGAAAAAGCTGTCCAGGAAGATGCGTCGTGTCACTGACCCATTTAGGCTCTTACAAGAAAGTTACATTACAGAGGGTAGTCTTGGAGGTGTTGGCGACACAGGGGGAGATGGTGGAGAGGTCGGTTCTGAGGAGGATCTAGATGAGGTTCTGATCTCACTGACCTTAATCCGCCCGATCAGGGATATTGTCACCAGTATAACATCAGATCTCGGGGTCCCTGTCACACACATATTTTTGGATGTGGACACGGCTCATAGATGGGTGAAGATATCAGAAGATCTGAAAACGGCAACAAGATCTGAAGAACAGGAGAGGCCAGAATTATCGGGAAGATTTGTGGATTACTCCCAGGTGTTAAGCAGATGTGGCCTctcctcaggacgacattactgggaggTGAAGTGGAACCAGATAGGATTATGTGGCATTGGAGTATCATATCCCAGTATAAAAAGAGAAGGAAATAAGTCGAAGATTGGACTGAATGATAAATCTTGGTGTTTGGTTTTGTATGATGGAGAATATGGAGTCTGTCTCAACTCGCATATACTAACCCTCAATGTAATCCAAAGATGTCCAACACTTGGTCTGTTCTTAGACTATGAGGCCGGGCGTCTGTCCttctatgagctgtgtgaccccataaAACACTTGCACAGCTTCACCGCCTCATTCACTGAACCCCTACATGTTCTCTTCTATGTGACTGATGGAGCTTCTGTAACAATAAGAAGCTGAGGCCGAGATTTAATGTTAATGGGTGACTTGTCTGTTGTTGACCGTTCATAATTAATGGGTTCCGTCCATCTCATTAAGTGGTGGTAAATGGATAGGATATGCCATAACGTGACTTTCTTAAGGCTTTCCACGATGTGTATTTTCGTGCACTAAAAAACCCCGGTGTATTAGATTAACTTCAAACTGCATGGGATTTCTCGATTTCACCGCCACTGCCTTTAAAATACGGAAACTGACCGGCGCCGCAATTCTGAAATCCACAACCTAAAAACGTATCTTCTGGTAAATATACGTTTCTTTGTGGCTTTTGCCCATAGACTTCAGCAAGACAAAGAGtctgcagataaaaaaaaaaacaaaaaaaaaaccccccactgttctgcataaaaaaacgcataTAATCCATACATATAATTAACAGGAAGTTTTCATAGCCAGTTTTATTTAAGATGTGACCTAATACAAATGCCCTGAAAAGACACAAATAACCTAATTTATCAAATAGGAGCAGTAAATCTGCAACCGGAGAGTCTCAAATCCTcattgtgtgaacaaggcctaaaagATTGTGGCTGCGCTCATGGATTTACCCCGGTGACTCGAATTCTCGGAATCAGAAGATCTTCACTATCACAAATTGATAGTATATTGTAGCTACATGTACAAGCTTTATAAGATGGAAAAGCCCTTTAGGCCTCAATCATTTGTATGTGATGTTTATCGTATGTAAAAAAATATGGACTGTTCATCAGTGTCGGGTTTACCACCTGTGATCATCTCCGATCCTTTACAGTGTAATCATGTACCGCACATTGATGCCATCTTGGTTTTTTGTTCCTCCCCTAATTATTTTCAGACCATTCAGTCTGCAAAAGACATGGACAGGTGACTTGCGGATATCTAAATGAGGCCCATAATGTCCATAACATTTCTAGAGGACCAGAGAAAAATGTCTGTTTCCTTATTTTACTGATTTTTCTTCTAGGTTAGCGTGTAATCCAGAAAGGCTCCCAATGTCCATGCTAAATGTATCTGTAATGTTGTCTATGGCATCAGTCACAATAAACCTGTGTGTATGGACGTCCTGTTGTCAAAGCTGTTTCTATATTGACCGTTTATCTTTGAACTTGCTACTAGTGCTAACCATGCTtggtagtagtgatgagcgggcactaccatgctc is a genomic window containing:
- the LOC142246775 gene encoding E3 ubiquitin-protein ligase TRIM62-like, with product MEYPGDKLDCSICLSLYTDPVSLRCGHFFCRSCIVSALDAQEAAGVYSCPDCRAEYLERPALEKNRKLRNIVERFSSPEPETEETGIFCSESPVPAVKFCRYCETSVCDDPLTAHDNTLDDMVKPPRSFACIKCPLHKKVLGYYYLQDVSCLCVSCCRVGDHQGHQKELQDEASKKEYVDELSPQKAIQTRIRTLQDRTRKIHAKGSGKRKSINRRFMDIMKQLEVAEKRALTEVFRQEEKIVMQLYNLIQKLEIQEKKLSRKMRRVTDPFRLLQESYITEGSLGGVGDTGGDGGEVGSEEDLDEVLISLTLIRPIRDIVTSITSDLGVPVTHIFLDVDTAHRWVKISEDLKTATRSEEQERPELSGRFVDYSQVLSRCGLSSGRHYWEVKWNQIGLCGIGVSYPSIKREGNKSKIGLNDKSWCLVLYDGEYGVCLNSHILTLNVIQRCPTLGLFLDYEAGRLSFYELCDPIKHLHSFTASFTEPLHVLFYVTDGASVTIRS